A DNA window from Halococcus salifodinae DSM 8989 contains the following coding sequences:
- a CDS encoding RNA-guided endonuclease InsQ/TnpB family protein: MNCTYRFRLNPTPEQRERLAWTLDTCRQVRNHFLHRMNQLEDSSYTPEQNRLPKLKEWWIDLKSVHSKVLQMVVRRLYKDRSNLSKKAKKGYNVGKLKWKGVGDYFSFTYNQTGFELKKTSGRDRLHLSKIGDVPVVAHRDLPDDATVTGVVVKREATGRWYASLQLDTDTEAPPKPDEPERCVGIDVGILKYTHDTDGTAVGSLDLSDEQERLKHEQRVLSRKEHGSNNYREQQRKVARRHADIKRKRRDFLHKLSTWYAESYDLVAVEKLDTKGLLELPSNSHSRASAAWATFRKLMKWKCKREGTHFAEVRPEGTTKECARCGVETDKPLWIREHSCPACGFEADRDENAAWNVLQRGLDKLGMGCAESTPPETAVPTDTSFQQVSANRVVERGSPTLNERVSAK, encoded by the coding sequence GTGAACTGCACCTATCGGTTCCGGCTCAATCCCACGCCCGAGCAACGAGAGCGGTTGGCGTGGACGCTGGATACCTGCCGACAGGTTCGCAACCACTTCCTGCACCGGATGAATCAGTTGGAAGACTCGTCGTACACACCAGAACAGAACCGTCTCCCGAAGCTCAAAGAGTGGTGGATCGACCTGAAGTCGGTCCATTCGAAGGTGCTTCAGATGGTCGTTCGTCGTCTCTACAAAGACCGTTCGAATCTTTCGAAGAAGGCGAAGAAGGGCTACAACGTCGGCAAACTCAAGTGGAAAGGTGTGGGCGACTACTTTTCGTTCACCTACAACCAGACCGGTTTCGAACTCAAGAAAACGAGTGGCCGCGACAGGTTGCACCTTTCGAAGATTGGCGACGTTCCCGTAGTAGCTCACAGAGATCTTCCCGACGACGCCACCGTGACCGGTGTCGTCGTGAAACGCGAAGCCACCGGACGCTGGTACGCTTCGCTCCAACTCGACACCGATACCGAAGCACCTCCGAAGCCGGACGAACCGGAACGGTGCGTCGGTATCGACGTGGGGATACTGAAATACACCCACGACACCGACGGCACCGCCGTCGGGTCATTGGACCTCTCCGACGAACAGGAGCGACTGAAACACGAACAGCGTGTTCTCTCCCGCAAAGAGCATGGGTCGAACAACTACCGCGAACAGCAACGGAAGGTCGCCCGTCGTCACGCCGACATCAAGCGAAAGCGCCGCGACTTCCTCCACAAACTCTCGACGTGGTACGCCGAAAGCTACGACCTCGTGGCGGTCGAAAAGTTGGATACAAAGGGGTTGCTGGAACTACCGTCGAACTCACACAGCCGTGCGAGTGCGGCATGGGCCACGTTCCGAAAACTCATGAAATGGAAGTGCAAACGCGAAGGAACGCACTTCGCGGAAGTGCGTCCCGAAGGCACTACCAAAGAGTGTGCTCGGTGTGGTGTCGAGACCGACAAGCCACTCTGGATACGCGAACATTCCTGTCCCGCCTGCGGGTTCGAAGCGGATAGGGACGAAAACGCCGCATGGAACGTCCTTCAACGCGGTCTCGACAAACTAGGCATGGGCTGTGCCGAATCAACGCCCCCGGAGACTGCGGTACCTACGGATACCTCCTTTCAGCAGGTGTCTGCAAACCGCGTCGTG
- the tnpA gene encoding IS200/IS605 family transposase, producing the protein MASDLDSGSHSVYSLHYHLILVTKYQHGVLTEERTNFIHEVIDGFAEKYDVEVSHLDGEDDHIHILFKTKPTTNLVKFVNTLKGATARRVRNEFPELKDEQVDSFWNDSYCLISTGQVSLDVLTEYVENQRR; encoded by the coding sequence ATGGCTTCCGACCTCGATTCAGGTTCACACTCGGTCTATTCGCTCCATTATCACCTGATACTCGTCACGAAGTATCAGCATGGAGTGCTCACCGAGGAACGAACCAACTTCATTCACGAGGTCATCGACGGGTTCGCGGAGAAATACGACGTCGAGGTCTCGCACCTCGACGGCGAAGACGACCACATACACATCCTGTTCAAAACGAAACCCACCACAAACCTCGTGAAGTTCGTCAATACACTAAAAGGCGCAACTGCGCGGAGGGTTCGCAATGAGTTCCCCGAACTCAAGGACGAACAGGTAGATTCGTTCTGGAACGACTCATACTGTCTCATCTCGACGGGACAGGTCTCACTCGACGTGCTCACCGAGTACGTCGAGAACCAACGCCGGTGA
- a CDS encoding VOC family protein, producing MIQWRRIDHVQITIPPEEVDAAREFYGDVLGLTPIDQPDSFGDTDTMWYRAGDVEIHLGVEDSDEQSRRHPAFEVEDVAAARERLEAHGVETIDEPPIPGRDRFTFRDPFGNRIELLERA from the coding sequence ATGATTCAGTGGCGACGGATCGACCACGTCCAGATCACGATCCCTCCTGAGGAAGTCGACGCGGCCCGCGAGTTCTACGGCGACGTGCTCGGGTTGACCCCGATCGACCAGCCCGACTCGTTCGGCGACACCGACACCATGTGGTATCGCGCGGGCGACGTCGAGATCCATCTCGGGGTCGAGGATTCCGACGAGCAGTCCCGACGACATCCCGCCTTCGAGGTAGAGGATGTCGCCGCCGCGCGCGAACGGCTCGAAGCCCACGGCGTCGAGACGATCGACGAACCGCCGATCCCCGGCCGCGACCGGTTCACGTTTCGCGATCCGTTCGGTAACCGGATCGAACTCCTCGAACGGGCCTGA
- a CDS encoding DUF2298 domain-containing protein: MEYGLVALWFVAYALLALVGLPIASLLFERFPDRGATFALPISLTVLTLVAYWVGHVTFGPVAVGIAVVVLLVASGLAIRAGGSIHLRGLAAAMAVFGLAFGFMLAIRAIDPAVHPGGGEKFLDFGLIQTVLRADRLPPEDFWFAGERLRYYYGGFVMTALLSMLTDTPARYAYNLALAGFFASLVTAAYGLAGAIADSHGHSHRLAGALAALFVGVGGNLATPGRMLLGLLPDDLAAQYGRVLFAGVRGVPYEEALANLTVPKNFSYWYGRYVIDGTLNVFPLWSFLNGDLSAFMIAMTFLLGCVALSFAYYRTPETVLTRRRALVFVAFPPAVGLCALISTWSVPSAVGVLWLSLALGDARPATLLPDAIARHLPAPPDATASLARLRHELSRTLVATGVACAGGLAGAVLASPFLLFHSPEVRGVRFLPPRSGLGELFLVHGAFLTLFALYLVARRPRWLRARLARAPPRALAVVGVASVAVLAVLGLAVDLAAVALAGPFVVVGWVLCRTRADTSREPTEEPVDGNRPPERRRSSDAAATLFDAGSPIGYETVLIVAGAGLVLAVEFAYVSAGSITQNVRWKTVFKVYLQVWVLWGTAAGVALAWLLAAARDAFGRALAGRSVPRTALAAGLAVLAVTALVVPATGTFAGLALSAHFDDPPAESAGLDPTLDGTRFVEQSWPAQAESIAWLDNRSGQPNIVTEPGTQMYTWTSAPATLTGVPTVIGWRHERGYRGAAAFEERVAAVNTIYTEPWSAGAPVLDRYDVRYIYVGPPERDRYGDVQNYARQPNVSVAFENRAVTIYAVDPDLVCESGDTDCGPE, translated from the coding sequence ATGGAGTACGGTCTCGTCGCCCTGTGGTTCGTGGCCTACGCCCTCCTCGCGCTCGTCGGACTCCCGATCGCGTCCCTGCTGTTCGAGCGCTTCCCCGACCGCGGCGCGACGTTCGCGCTCCCGATCTCGCTCACGGTCCTCACGCTGGTCGCCTACTGGGTCGGCCACGTCACGTTCGGGCCGGTCGCGGTCGGGATCGCTGTCGTGGTCCTCCTCGTCGCGTCGGGTCTCGCGATCCGCGCCGGCGGGTCGATCCACCTTCGAGGTCTCGCTGCCGCGATGGCGGTGTTCGGGCTCGCCTTTGGGTTCATGCTCGCGATCCGGGCGATCGATCCGGCGGTGCATCCCGGTGGCGGCGAGAAGTTTCTCGATTTCGGGCTGATTCAGACGGTGCTGCGCGCGGATCGACTACCGCCGGAGGACTTCTGGTTCGCGGGCGAGCGTCTCCGGTACTACTACGGTGGGTTCGTGATGACCGCGCTGCTCTCGATGCTCACCGACACGCCCGCGCGCTACGCGTACAACCTCGCGCTCGCGGGATTCTTTGCCTCGCTCGTGACCGCCGCCTACGGTCTCGCGGGTGCGATCGCGGACTCTCACGGTCACTCGCACCGCCTCGCGGGCGCGCTCGCGGCCCTCTTCGTCGGAGTGGGGGGTAATCTCGCGACGCCCGGAAGAATGCTCCTCGGTTTGCTCCCCGACGATCTCGCCGCACAGTACGGCCGTGTCCTGTTCGCGGGCGTCCGCGGCGTCCCCTACGAGGAGGCGCTCGCGAACCTCACTGTCCCGAAAAACTTCTCGTACTGGTACGGCCGGTACGTGATCGACGGGACGCTCAACGTCTTCCCGCTCTGGTCGTTCCTCAACGGCGACCTGAGCGCGTTCATGATCGCGATGACGTTCCTGCTCGGCTGCGTCGCACTCTCCTTTGCGTACTACCGAACTCCCGAGACCGTTCTCACCCGCCGGCGCGCGCTCGTCTTCGTCGCGTTCCCGCCGGCGGTGGGCCTGTGTGCGCTGATCAGCACGTGGAGCGTGCCGAGCGCGGTCGGCGTGCTCTGGCTCTCGCTCGCCCTTGGTGACGCTCGACCGGCGACGCTGCTGCCCGACGCGATCGCCCGGCATCTCCCCGCCCCGCCGGACGCCACGGCCAGTCTCGCCCGGCTCCGACACGAACTCTCGCGAACGCTCGTCGCGACCGGGGTCGCGTGCGCCGGCGGCCTCGCGGGTGCGGTACTCGCGTCGCCGTTCCTCCTCTTTCACAGCCCGGAAGTCCGCGGGGTCAGGTTCCTCCCACCGCGCAGCGGCCTCGGCGAGCTGTTTCTCGTCCATGGAGCCTTCCTCACGCTCTTCGCGCTCTACCTCGTCGCGCGCCGGCCGCGATGGCTGCGAGCTCGACTCGCGCGCGCGCCGCCGAGAGCGCTCGCCGTCGTGGGCGTCGCAAGCGTCGCGGTGCTCGCCGTGCTCGGATTGGCCGTCGACCTCGCGGCGGTCGCGCTCGCCGGCCCGTTCGTCGTCGTCGGCTGGGTGCTGTGTCGCACACGTGCCGACACCTCACGGGAGCCGACGGAGGAACCGGTGGACGGAAATCGCCCTCCGGAGCGTCGCCGTTCGTCCGACGCGGCGGCAACGCTGTTCGATGCTGGATCGCCCATCGGCTACGAGACGGTGTTGATCGTCGCGGGCGCGGGGCTCGTGCTCGCGGTGGAGTTCGCGTACGTGAGCGCGGGCTCGATCACCCAGAACGTGCGCTGGAAGACCGTCTTCAAGGTGTACCTCCAGGTCTGGGTGCTCTGGGGCACCGCCGCCGGCGTCGCACTCGCGTGGCTGCTCGCGGCCGCCCGCGACGCGTTCGGTCGCGCACTCGCCGGTCGATCGGTCCCCCGCACTGCGCTCGCTGCCGGGCTCGCCGTCCTCGCCGTCACGGCGCTCGTGGTGCCGGCCACCGGCACGTTCGCCGGCCTCGCGCTATCGGCACACTTCGACGACCCGCCCGCCGAGTCTGCCGGTCTCGATCCGACCCTCGACGGAACGCGGTTCGTCGAACAATCCTGGCCGGCCCAGGCCGAATCGATCGCGTGGCTCGACAACCGCTCCGGCCAGCCGAACATCGTTACCGAGCCGGGAACCCAGATGTACACGTGGACGAGCGCGCCCGCGACCCTCACCGGCGTCCCGACCGTGATCGGGTGGCGACACGAGCGCGGCTATCGCGGCGCGGCGGCGTTCGAGGAGCGCGTCGCGGCCGTGAACACGATCTACACCGAACCCTGGTCGGCGGGCGCGCCGGTGCTCGACAGATACGATGTCCGTTACATCTACGTCGGGCCACCGGAGCGCGACCGCTACGGCGACGTCCAGAACTACGCGCGCCAGCCGAACGTCTCGGTCGCGTTCGAGAATCGGGCAGTGACGATCTATGCGGTCGATCCCGACCTTGTCTGTGAATCCGGCGATACGGACTGTGGCCCCGAGTGA
- the rnhB gene encoding ribonuclease HII, whose translation MERSFGVDEAGRGPVLGSLFVACVRADPAVLPAGIDDSKRLSPARRETLADELRADDRIAVATREVTPSAIDAPDTDLNALTIEAAGATIDSVASIGADAKATADGLAGVVDACDTDTERFGRRVHEAATADVEITAEHGADEEHALVGAASVVAKVARDAHIADLADEHGPIGSGYPSDPTTREFLAEYVREHGDLPPFARRSWKTSREALAAAEQSALAEF comes from the coding sequence ATGGAGCGTTCGTTCGGCGTCGACGAGGCCGGCCGCGGCCCTGTGCTCGGCTCGCTGTTCGTGGCGTGCGTCCGCGCCGATCCCGCCGTGCTCCCCGCGGGTATCGACGACTCGAAGCGGCTCTCGCCCGCCCGCCGAGAGACCCTTGCTGACGAACTCCGCGCCGACGACCGGATCGCGGTCGCGACTCGCGAGGTCACGCCGTCTGCGATCGACGCACCCGACACCGACCTGAACGCACTCACGATCGAAGCGGCCGGAGCCACGATCGACAGCGTGGCGAGCATTGGAGCCGACGCCAAAGCGACAGCCGACGGGCTAGCCGGTGTGGTCGACGCCTGTGACACCGACACCGAGCGGTTTGGGCGGCGCGTCCACGAGGCCGCGACCGCCGACGTCGAAATCACGGCCGAGCACGGTGCTGACGAGGAGCACGCCCTCGTCGGTGCGGCAAGCGTCGTCGCCAAGGTCGCCCGCGACGCGCATATCGCCGACCTCGCGGACGAACACGGCCCCATCGGCAGCGGCTACCCGAGCGACCCGACCACTCGCGAGTTCCTCGCCGAGTACGTTCGCGAACACGGCGACCTCCCGCCGTTCGCGCGCCGGTCGTGGAAGACGAGTCGTGAGGCGCTCGCGGCCGCCGAACAGTCGGCGCTCGCGGAGTTCTGA